In Aedes albopictus strain Foshan chromosome 3, AalbF5, whole genome shotgun sequence, the following are encoded in one genomic region:
- the LOC109623266 gene encoding rho GDP-dissociation inhibitor 1: MSEKQAVDHVEVEGEEHDANYQPPPQKTIEEIMAADAEDESLRKYKEALLGEAQSEKIIFDDSDPRKVIVKKLALLVAGRDPMELDLSGDVSKLKKNVFVIKEGIQYKIRIDFIVQREIVHGLKYVQKTYRMGVPVDKMTQMVGSYPPKKEIQSYTTPFEEAPSGMMARGTYSVTSLFTDDDKNEHLKWEWSFEIKKDWQ; the protein is encoded by the exons ATGTCGGAAAAGCAAGCCGTTGACCACGTCGAAGTCGAGGGGGAGGAACATGACGCCAACTACCAGCCTCCCCCGCAGAAGACCATCGAGGAAATCATGGCGGCCGACGCCGAGGACGAAAGCTTACGAAAGTACAAAGAAGCCCTACTGGGGGAAGCTCAATCGGAGAAAATCATCTTCG aTGATTCCGATCCACGGAAAGTTATTGTGAAAAAGCTGGCACTTTTGGTGGCTGGTCGTGATCCCATGGAACTGGACCTGTCCGGTGATGTTTCTAAGCTGAAAAAGAAT GTCTTCGTCATCAAGGAAGGTATCCAGTACAAGATTCGCATCGATTTCATTGTGCAACGGGAAATCGTTCATGGGCTGAAATATGTCCAGAAAACCTACAGGATGGGAGTTCCCG TGGACAAAATGACCCAGATGGTCGGTTCGTACCCGCCCAAAAAAGAAATCCAAAGCTACACCACCCCGTTCGAGGAGGCCCCCTCCGGCATGATGGCCCGGGGAACCTACTCGGTGACGTCCCTCTTCACCGACGATGACAAAAACGAACACCTCAAGTGGGAATGGAGTTTCGAGATCAAAAAAGACTGGCAGTAG